One stretch of Gemmatimonadota bacterium DNA includes these proteins:
- a CDS encoding amidohydrolase family protein, with product MIDAHLHLTHNGRSVEETITHIEAIGAEKAVMLPIEDGDDEFGWMTEDIVKAHRDYPDTIIPFCHVDVTREDAVTELEKRAASGIFKGYGEQKQHLRLDDPRLEKALAVCNELNWPVTWHFQEGERGYNQGIEHLEVLLKKFPNIKFIGHAQSWWAHISADVPAPEETLYPTGAVKPDGLIDRLLADYPNIFADLSAGSGLGGLTRDEDFTAGFLARHGKKLMFATDCPCRDGKGAGLSRGACFAQLSLPFLKRMLAPDALEDILHNNAVMILNL from the coding sequence ATGATCGACGCGCATTTACACCTCACGCACAACGGCAGATCGGTTGAAGAGACCATCACACATATCGAAGCCATCGGCGCGGAAAAAGCCGTCATGCTACCCATTGAAGATGGCGACGACGAGTTTGGCTGGATGACCGAAGACATAGTAAAGGCGCATCGGGATTATCCCGATACCATCATCCCCTTCTGCCATGTAGATGTCACGCGGGAAGACGCCGTGACCGAACTGGAAAAACGCGCCGCCAGCGGCATATTTAAGGGCTATGGCGAACAAAAACAGCACCTGCGATTGGACGACCCGCGATTGGAAAAAGCACTGGCAGTCTGCAATGAATTGAACTGGCCCGTAACCTGGCATTTTCAAGAAGGCGAGCGGGGATATAACCAGGGCATTGAACACCTCGAAGTGCTCCTGAAAAAATTCCCCAATATTAAATTCATCGGCCATGCCCAATCGTGGTGGGCGCATATCAGCGCCGACGTACCCGCCCCCGAGGAGACCCTGTATCCCACGGGCGCGGTCAAACCCGACGGCTTAATAGATCGGCTATTGGCAGACTATCCCAATATATTTGCCGATTTATCTGCGGGTTCGGGTCTGGGCGGACTGACGCGGGACGAAGATTTCACCGCGGGATTCCTGGCGCGGCATGGGAAAAAATTGATGTTTGCCACAGACTGTCCATGCAGAGATGGCAAAGGTGCAGGCCTCTCCCGCGGCGCGTGTTTCGCGCAATTGAGCCTCCCATTCCTCAAACGCATGCTCGCCCCCGACGCGCTGGAGGATATCTTGCACAACAATGCAGTGATGATTTTAAATCTGTGA
- a CDS encoding creatininase family protein produces the protein MRQNLSGILEEMTIDDVRSLAPNVAVIPIGSTEPHGPALPYGTDNFQVEYVAYGGTRKANEIGGRVVCLPTQRVSLNNNFRAFPFACRMQVPTFMNLLKDLVAMCRAENVHRIVFINGHGGNPDAIRAVQRDLAAQDGLFTCLISTGSCASEDTKAIWENRSDHAGEEETSQILFLRPELVREDLIANNPPQYPKLKTLREFDIHFVRPWHLYLPTSAGGDARKASAQKGETVLNSAVEGTGRFLTELSQTEDSERFPY, from the coding sequence ATGCGCCAAAATCTTTCGGGCATCCTGGAAGAAATGACCATTGACGATGTGCGATCACTCGCGCCCAATGTAGCGGTCATCCCAATAGGCTCCACCGAACCGCACGGACCTGCATTGCCCTATGGAACGGACAACTTTCAGGTCGAATACGTCGCTTATGGAGGCACGCGCAAAGCCAATGAAATAGGTGGCCGCGTCGTGTGTTTACCCACGCAGCGGGTGAGCTTAAACAACAACTTCCGCGCTTTCCCATTTGCGTGCCGCATGCAAGTCCCTACATTTATGAACCTGTTGAAAGACCTGGTGGCAATGTGTCGCGCGGAAAATGTACACCGCATAGTATTCATCAATGGTCACGGCGGCAACCCCGACGCCATCCGTGCAGTACAGCGCGATTTGGCCGCACAAGACGGACTCTTTACCTGCTTGATCAGCACGGGATCCTGTGCATCGGAAGACACAAAAGCTATATGGGAAAATCGCAGCGATCACGCAGGCGAAGAAGAAACCTCCCAAATCCTGTTCTTACGCCCCGAACTCGTGCGCGAAGATCTGATAGCCAACAACCCTCCCCAGTATCCCAAATTGAAAACACTGCGGGAATTTGACATCCACTTTGTGCGCCCCTGGCATTTGTATTTGCCCACATCCGCTGGCGGCGATGCGCGAAAAGCCTCAGCACAAAAAGGCGAGACAGTCTTAAACTCAGCCGTTGAAGGAACCGGACGATTCCTGACTGAACTATCACAGACAGAGGATTCAGAGAGGTTTCCCTATTGA